One region of Ictalurus punctatus breed USDA103 chromosome 6, Coco_2.0, whole genome shotgun sequence genomic DNA includes:
- the lrrfip1a gene encoding leucine-rich repeat flightless-interacting protein 1 isoform X9 — MASQGPGRKRTPNRNAVTPEEDALNVIAKEAEARLVAKRAARAEAREIRMKELERQQKEVSDDEECMSVGSRSSVRLSHTLYSHSHKSTKKKKKRTKHSSDISNGYNNGYSTISSRGSLYENSLCSNSLRSSTRTLSEYSGHLGSSSRTSSRASSRCASPVENSSSSVASILRKAASSSGLSRDLDHVTIPDMPNLDDSLDRDFFEKGSSRASTLSNATLTSLGGASSRKGSGSSSVTADTEASIQDIKEIHELKDQIHDVEAKYMQSLKEIKDSLADMEGKYRKAMVSSAQLDNEKSNLMYEVDTLKDSLMELEELLAETRRECEEKSKDLEREKHAHSILQFQFSEQKEALKQSEELLTEIRHLHIKQEGFVREISDLQETIEWKDKKIGALERQKEFSDAIRNERDELRDEVVQLKDILKKHGIVLGPDLRTNGEVEENVTGGSACTELQQGSSVLGTQELQLFRGENVGGSRGGQFQHPKDFDHGIQENHLPTSASGNSSESLLVAQNDVGLGNYINNSTEKIQINVEKPQNVFAVEAEEQVVLEISKGNDVAPEPVAIIMEDMRTDQQESSLYVKRSETIKEGNTDSTEKSTCEISEKDGDHLDETVAGDSQIRMVSDSLPSAKIDTTSHSQSASVSGKKKKKKKKSKQKQKHSCDEKEVHSEIGDKNENQLIESSSVQTVESVSEYNTLHSEEATINEKVSVNVNIDERTDLMQKAAESLELQSPNTGPGNILGPIINWTDCTSSTDSIPPLDSKTEINIEIPTYGFPLEITTGELNASNGKYKLLSNTDDAVAVCADFPDSENSSEVNLEKDITETTKDVVKIETIDEIIQLDETSVETSTDTQLGETLGPAEVLKEEQETSRETQQGDTLDTAEVPKEEQETDTQLGNILDTAEVPKEEQETSTDTQLGDTLYPAEVPKEEQETFRDTQLGNTLDTEEVPKEEQETSTDTQLGDKLVTAEVPKEDQETDTQLGNILDTAEVPKEEQETSTDTQLGDTLYPAEVPKEEQETFRDTQLGNTLDTEEVPKEEQETSTDTQLGDKLVTAEVPKEDQETDTELGDTLVTAEVPKEEQETSRDTQLGEALVTAEVPEQEQETSTETQLCEALVTAEVPKEEQETSRDTQLGDTLVTAEVPEQEQESQEPTRIDQEFSVEEDVGEVESGESFEFNMEVNGSEGNLLGDTECQQEHKSISRYTEQSCTTSEPQELADAEEGHEDQKLQTDEQNVSIERDKGVDQIATTENDHNKCQQQFITGKDEQGSQDHEEIIHVEHYESAKQETSPANLVQVLDDPLPETGELDQEASSVIPQEEGQNMGEQEIREFKEGTSKRNKEDAKNGSKKESKKGKGKTKEDCKMS; from the exons CAGTAACTCTCTGCGCTCCAGTACCCGTACT TTGTCTGAGTATAGTGGCCATTTGGGCTCAAGCTCCAGAACCTCATCCAGGGCGagttccagatgtgcaagcccAGTG GAAAATAGCAGCAGCTCAGTGGCCAGTATTTTGCGAAAGGCAGCTAGCAGCAGTGGCCTTTCCAGAGACTTGGATCATGTGACCATTCCTGATATGCCAAAC TTGGATGACTCATTGGACAGAGATTTTTTTGAGAAG ggtTCCTCTCGAGCATCTACTTTATCCAATGCTACTCTGACTTCACTGGGCGGGGCTTCCTCACGCAAAGGAAGTGGCAGTTCATCTGTCACTGCAGATACAGAGGCATCCATACAGGATATTAAG GAGATTCATGAACTTAAGGATCAGATCCATGATGTGGAGGCCAAGTACATGCAAAGCCTCAAAGAAATCAAG GATTCTCTGGCAGACATGGAGGGGAAATATCGCAAGGCTATGGTGTCCAGTGCTCAGTTGGATAATGAGAAATCCAATCTGATGTATGAGGTGGACACTTTGAAAGACTCTCTGATGGAGCTGGAGGAGCTTTTGGCTGAGACTCGGCGAGAGTGTGAGGAGAAGAGTAAG GATCTGGAGCGAGAGAAGCACGCCCACAGTATACTCCAGTTTCAGTTCAGCGAGCAAAAAGAAGCATTGAAACAAAGTGAAGAGCTCCTTACT GAGATACGTCATTTACACATCAAACAAGAGGGCTTTGTTAGGGAGATTTCTGACCTGCAGGAAACTATTGAATGGAAGGATAAAAAAATTGGG GCCTtagaaagacagaaggagttTTCTGATGCCATTCGAAATGAGCGGGATGAACTCAGGGATGAGGTGGTTCAACTCAAAGACATTTTAAAG AAACATGGCATTGTCCTTGGACCAGACTTGCGCACCAATGGGGAAGTGGAAGAAAATGTGACTGGTGGATCAGCCTGCACTGAATTGCAACAAGGGAGCAGTGTATTAG GCACTCAGGAGTTGCAGCTGTTTAGAGGTGAAAATGTAGGGGGCTCCAGAGGTGGCCAGTTCCAACACCCAAAGGATTTTGACCATGGAATTCAAGAGAATCACCTGCCTACATCTGCCTCTGGCAATTCTTCTGAATCTCTTTTAGTAGCACAAAATGATGTGGGTCTtggaaattatataaataacagcACAGAGAAAATCCAGATTAATGTTGAAAAACCTCAGAATGTTTTTGCGGTTGAAGCAGAGGAACAAGTTGTATTGGAAATTTCAAAAGGTAATGATGTAGCACCAGAACCTGTTGCAATTATTATGGAAGATATGAGGACAGATCAGCAAGAGAGTTCACTGTATGTTAAAAGAAGTGAGACTATAAAAGAGGGAAATACTGATTCCACAGAAAAATCCACCTGTGAGATATCAGAAAAAGATGGAGATCACCTAGATGAAACTGTGGCTGGAGATTCTCAGATCAGAATGGTTTCTGACAGTTTGCCATCAGCAAAAATAGATACAACATCACATTCTCAAAGTGCCAGTGTTtcaggaaaaaagaagaagaagaaaaagaaaagtaaacagaaacaaaagcatAGTTGTGATGAAAAAGAGGTTCATTCAGAAATAGGGGACAAGAATGAAAACCAGCTCATAGAGAGCAGTTCAGTTCAGACTGTAGAGTCAGTTTCAGAGTATAACACTCTACATTCAGAGGAAGCAACAATAAATGAGAAAGTTTCAGTTAATGTGAATATTGATGAAAGGACTGACCTGATGCAAAAAGCAGCAGAATCCCTAGAACTACAAAGCCCTAATACTGGCCCTGGAAACATTTTAGGACCAATCATTAATTGGACTGATTGCACAAGCAGCACTGACTCCATCCCACCTTTGGACTCCAAAACAGAAATTAATATTGAAATCCCTACTTATGGCTTTCCATTGGAAATTACTACTGGTGAGTTAAATGCTTCTAATGGCAAATACAAATTGCTTAGCAACACTGATGACGCTGTTGCTGTCTGTGCTGATTTTCCTGACTCTGAAAACTCTTCTGAGGTAAACCTTGAGAAAGATATAACTGAAACTACCAAAGATGTAGTAAAAATAGAAACAATTGATGAGATTATTCAACTTGATGAAACCAGTGTAGAAACATCcacagacacacagctgggtgAAACATTAGGTCCAGCAGAAGTACTAAAAGAAGAGCAAGAAACGTCGAGAGAGACACAGCAGGGTGACACGTTAGATACAGCTGAAGTACCAAAAGAAGAGCAAGAAacagacacacagctgggtaACATATTAGATACAGCAGAAGTACCAAAAGAAGAGCAAGAAACATCcacagacacacagctgggtgACACATTATATCCAGCAGAAGTACCAAAAGAAGAGCAAGAAACATTCagagacacacagctgggtAACACATTAGATACAGAAGAAGTACCAAAAGAAGAGCAAGAAACATCcacagacacacagctgggtgACAAATTAGTTACAGCTGAAgtaccaaaagaagatcaagaaacagacacacagctgggtaACATATTAGATACAGCAGAAGTACCAAAAGAAGAGCAAGAAACATCcacagacacacagctgggtgACACATTATATCCAGCAGAAGTACCAAAAGAAGAGCAAGAAACATTCagagacacacagctgggtAACACATTAGATACAGAAGAAGTACCAAAAGAAGAGCAAGAAACATCcacagacacacagctgggtgACAAATTAGTTACAGCTGAAgtaccaaaagaagatcaagaAACAGACACAGAGCTGGGTGACACATTAGTTACAGCTGAAGTACCAAAAGAAGAGCAAGAAACATCGagagacacacagctgggtGAAGCATTAGTTACAGCTGAAGTACCTGAACAGGAACAAGAAACATCCACAGAGACACAGCTGTGTGAAGCATTAGTTACAGCTGAAGTACCAAAAGAAGAGCAAGAAACATCGAGAGACACACAGCTGGGAGACACATTAGTTACAGCTGAAGTACCTGAACAGGAGCAAGAATCACAGGAGCCAACACGCATAGATCAGGAATTCAGTGTAGAAGAGGATGTAGGTGAGGTGGAGTCTGGAGAATCTTTTGAGTTTAATATGGAGGTTAACGGGTCAGAAGGAAATTTGCTTGGAGATACTGAGTGTCAGCAAGAACACAAAAGCATTTCCAGGTACACAGAGCAGTCTTGTACAACCAGTGAACCACAGGAGCTGGCAGATGCTGAAGAGGGACATGAAGACCAAAAGTTACAGACAGATGAACAGAATGTCTCAATAGAAAGAGACAAGGGTGTGGATCAGATAGCCACAACAGAGAACGATCATAACAAATGTCAGCAACAATTTATAACAGGAAAAGATGAACAAGGATCTCAAGACCATGAAGAAATCATACATGTTGAGCACTATGAAAGCGCCAAGCAGGAAACAAGTCCAGCAAATCTTGTACAGGTCCTTGATGATCCTCTTCCTGAGACAGGAGAGTTAGACCAGGAGGCCAGTAGTGTCATTCCACAAGAAGAAGGTCAGAATATGGGAGAGCAGGAAATCAGGGAGTTCAAAGAGGGTACATCTAAGAGAAACAAGGAGGATGCAAAGAATGGCTCCAAAAAGGAAAGCAAGAAAGGAAAGGGGAAGACTAAAGAGGACTGCAAAATGTCTTAA
- the lrrfip1a gene encoding leucine-rich repeat flightless-interacting protein 1 isoform X17, protein MASQGPGRKRTPNRNAVTPEEDALNVIAKEAEARLVAKRAARAEAREIRMKELERQQKEVSDDEECMSVGSRSSVRLDDSLDRDFFEKGSSRASTLSNATLTSLGGASSRKGSGSSSVTADTEASIQDIKEIHELKDQIHDVEAKYMQSLKEIKDSLADMEGKYRKAMVSSAQLDNEKSNLMYEVDTLKDSLMELEELLAETRRECEEKSKDLEREKHAHSILQFQFSEQKEALKQSEELLTEIRHLHIKQEGFVREISDLQETIEWKDKKIGALERQKEFSDAIRNERDELRDEVVQLKDILKKHGIVLGPDLRTNGEVEENVTGGSACTELQQGSSVLGTQELQLFRGENVGGSRGGQFQHPKDFDHGIQENHLPTSASGNSSESLLVAQNDVGLGNYINNSTEKIQINVEKPQNVFAVEAEEQVVLEISKGNDVAPEPVAIIMEDMRTDQQESSLYVKRSETIKEGNTDSTEKSTCEISEKDGDHLDETVAGDSQIRMVSDSLPSAKIDTTSHSQSASVSGKKKKKKKKSKQKQKHSCDEKEVHSEIGDKNENQLIESSSVQTVESVSEYNTLHSEEATINEKVSVNVNIDERTDLMQKAAESLELQSPNTGPGNILGPIINWTDCTSSTDSIPPLDSKTEINIEIPTYGFPLEITTGELNASNGKYKLLSNTDDAVAVCADFPDSENSSEVNLEKDITETTKDVVKIETIDEIIQLDETSVETSTDTQLGETLGPAEVLKEEQETSRETQQGDTLDTAEVPKEEQETDTQLGNILDTAEVPKEEQETSTDTQLGDTLYPAEVPKEEQETFRDTQLGNTLDTEEVPKEEQETSTDTQLGDKLVTAEVPKEDQETDTQLGNILDTAEVPKEEQETSTDTQLGDTLYPAEVPKEEQETFRDTQLGNTLDTEEVPKEEQETSTDTQLGDKLVTAEVPKEDQETDTELGDTLVTAEVPKEEQETSRDTQLGEALVTAEVPEQEQETSTETQLCEALVTAEVPKEEQETSRDTQLGDTLVTAEVPEQEQESQEPTRIDQEFSVEEDVGEVESGESFEFNMEVNGSEGNLLGDTECQQEHKSISRYTEQSCTTSEPQELADAEEGHEDQKLQTDEQNVSIERDKGVDQIATTENDHNKCQQQFITGKDEQGSQDHEEIIHVEHYESAKQETSPANLVQVLDDPLPETGELDQEASSVIPQEEGQNMGEQEIREFKEGTSKRNKEDAKNGSKKESKKGKGKTKEDCKMS, encoded by the exons TTGGATGACTCATTGGACAGAGATTTTTTTGAGAAG ggtTCCTCTCGAGCATCTACTTTATCCAATGCTACTCTGACTTCACTGGGCGGGGCTTCCTCACGCAAAGGAAGTGGCAGTTCATCTGTCACTGCAGATACAGAGGCATCCATACAGGATATTAAG GAGATTCATGAACTTAAGGATCAGATCCATGATGTGGAGGCCAAGTACATGCAAAGCCTCAAAGAAATCAAG GATTCTCTGGCAGACATGGAGGGGAAATATCGCAAGGCTATGGTGTCCAGTGCTCAGTTGGATAATGAGAAATCCAATCTGATGTATGAGGTGGACACTTTGAAAGACTCTCTGATGGAGCTGGAGGAGCTTTTGGCTGAGACTCGGCGAGAGTGTGAGGAGAAGAGTAAG GATCTGGAGCGAGAGAAGCACGCCCACAGTATACTCCAGTTTCAGTTCAGCGAGCAAAAAGAAGCATTGAAACAAAGTGAAGAGCTCCTTACT GAGATACGTCATTTACACATCAAACAAGAGGGCTTTGTTAGGGAGATTTCTGACCTGCAGGAAACTATTGAATGGAAGGATAAAAAAATTGGG GCCTtagaaagacagaaggagttTTCTGATGCCATTCGAAATGAGCGGGATGAACTCAGGGATGAGGTGGTTCAACTCAAAGACATTTTAAAG AAACATGGCATTGTCCTTGGACCAGACTTGCGCACCAATGGGGAAGTGGAAGAAAATGTGACTGGTGGATCAGCCTGCACTGAATTGCAACAAGGGAGCAGTGTATTAG GCACTCAGGAGTTGCAGCTGTTTAGAGGTGAAAATGTAGGGGGCTCCAGAGGTGGCCAGTTCCAACACCCAAAGGATTTTGACCATGGAATTCAAGAGAATCACCTGCCTACATCTGCCTCTGGCAATTCTTCTGAATCTCTTTTAGTAGCACAAAATGATGTGGGTCTtggaaattatataaataacagcACAGAGAAAATCCAGATTAATGTTGAAAAACCTCAGAATGTTTTTGCGGTTGAAGCAGAGGAACAAGTTGTATTGGAAATTTCAAAAGGTAATGATGTAGCACCAGAACCTGTTGCAATTATTATGGAAGATATGAGGACAGATCAGCAAGAGAGTTCACTGTATGTTAAAAGAAGTGAGACTATAAAAGAGGGAAATACTGATTCCACAGAAAAATCCACCTGTGAGATATCAGAAAAAGATGGAGATCACCTAGATGAAACTGTGGCTGGAGATTCTCAGATCAGAATGGTTTCTGACAGTTTGCCATCAGCAAAAATAGATACAACATCACATTCTCAAAGTGCCAGTGTTtcaggaaaaaagaagaagaagaaaaagaaaagtaaacagaaacaaaagcatAGTTGTGATGAAAAAGAGGTTCATTCAGAAATAGGGGACAAGAATGAAAACCAGCTCATAGAGAGCAGTTCAGTTCAGACTGTAGAGTCAGTTTCAGAGTATAACACTCTACATTCAGAGGAAGCAACAATAAATGAGAAAGTTTCAGTTAATGTGAATATTGATGAAAGGACTGACCTGATGCAAAAAGCAGCAGAATCCCTAGAACTACAAAGCCCTAATACTGGCCCTGGAAACATTTTAGGACCAATCATTAATTGGACTGATTGCACAAGCAGCACTGACTCCATCCCACCTTTGGACTCCAAAACAGAAATTAATATTGAAATCCCTACTTATGGCTTTCCATTGGAAATTACTACTGGTGAGTTAAATGCTTCTAATGGCAAATACAAATTGCTTAGCAACACTGATGACGCTGTTGCTGTCTGTGCTGATTTTCCTGACTCTGAAAACTCTTCTGAGGTAAACCTTGAGAAAGATATAACTGAAACTACCAAAGATGTAGTAAAAATAGAAACAATTGATGAGATTATTCAACTTGATGAAACCAGTGTAGAAACATCcacagacacacagctgggtgAAACATTAGGTCCAGCAGAAGTACTAAAAGAAGAGCAAGAAACGTCGAGAGAGACACAGCAGGGTGACACGTTAGATACAGCTGAAGTACCAAAAGAAGAGCAAGAAacagacacacagctgggtaACATATTAGATACAGCAGAAGTACCAAAAGAAGAGCAAGAAACATCcacagacacacagctgggtgACACATTATATCCAGCAGAAGTACCAAAAGAAGAGCAAGAAACATTCagagacacacagctgggtAACACATTAGATACAGAAGAAGTACCAAAAGAAGAGCAAGAAACATCcacagacacacagctgggtgACAAATTAGTTACAGCTGAAgtaccaaaagaagatcaagaaacagacacacagctgggtaACATATTAGATACAGCAGAAGTACCAAAAGAAGAGCAAGAAACATCcacagacacacagctgggtgACACATTATATCCAGCAGAAGTACCAAAAGAAGAGCAAGAAACATTCagagacacacagctgggtAACACATTAGATACAGAAGAAGTACCAAAAGAAGAGCAAGAAACATCcacagacacacagctgggtgACAAATTAGTTACAGCTGAAgtaccaaaagaagatcaagaAACAGACACAGAGCTGGGTGACACATTAGTTACAGCTGAAGTACCAAAAGAAGAGCAAGAAACATCGagagacacacagctgggtGAAGCATTAGTTACAGCTGAAGTACCTGAACAGGAACAAGAAACATCCACAGAGACACAGCTGTGTGAAGCATTAGTTACAGCTGAAGTACCAAAAGAAGAGCAAGAAACATCGAGAGACACACAGCTGGGAGACACATTAGTTACAGCTGAAGTACCTGAACAGGAGCAAGAATCACAGGAGCCAACACGCATAGATCAGGAATTCAGTGTAGAAGAGGATGTAGGTGAGGTGGAGTCTGGAGAATCTTTTGAGTTTAATATGGAGGTTAACGGGTCAGAAGGAAATTTGCTTGGAGATACTGAGTGTCAGCAAGAACACAAAAGCATTTCCAGGTACACAGAGCAGTCTTGTACAACCAGTGAACCACAGGAGCTGGCAGATGCTGAAGAGGGACATGAAGACCAAAAGTTACAGACAGATGAACAGAATGTCTCAATAGAAAGAGACAAGGGTGTGGATCAGATAGCCACAACAGAGAACGATCATAACAAATGTCAGCAACAATTTATAACAGGAAAAGATGAACAAGGATCTCAAGACCATGAAGAAATCATACATGTTGAGCACTATGAAAGCGCCAAGCAGGAAACAAGTCCAGCAAATCTTGTACAGGTCCTTGATGATCCTCTTCCTGAGACAGGAGAGTTAGACCAGGAGGCCAGTAGTGTCATTCCACAAGAAGAAGGTCAGAATATGGGAGAGCAGGAAATCAGGGAGTTCAAAGAGGGTACATCTAAGAGAAACAAGGAGGATGCAAAGAATGGCTCCAAAAAGGAAAGCAAGAAAGGAAAGGGGAAGACTAAAGAGGACTGCAAAATGTCTTAA